The genomic interval TCTGCTCGATCTGCTGGCGGGTAGTGGCCGAACGTTGCAGGTGAGCTGGATCTCCACATCCGGGGAACGGCCGGCCGGACTCGACACGCTGCTCGACCTCGAACGGATGCTGCTGCGGCGTGGCCAGCGCTGCGGCGGCGATCGCGAGCCGGCGCTGCTCGAAACCTCTCGCGCCTCCTATGGCTCACCCGAAGTGGTGATCGACTTCACCACGGCGCCCCGCGAACCTGATTGCCCTGCCCGGCTGTATCTGCGCCCGCTGTTCGATGGCCAGCCCGGTGAAGACGCCGCGCTGGCCGCCATCCTCGCAGGCGATCTGCCGGTGATCGATATCCGGGACGAGATCAGCGGCGCGGTGGTGTGGTCAGGAAAGCCGTCGGGTGAGAATGCCAGCGGCCTCGGCGGCGCGCTCGGCGCCACCATGGCACGTACCGGAACGCTGCTGAGGGGCGTCCTCGAAAGCGGTCCGCGAGCACAAGGCGTCCGCCACGACGGCCCTCATCTCGGCCACGCGCACTCCGCCGCAGGTTTTGTAGCCCGCAACCTCGCGATGTCGATCGCCAAAGCAATCTACCGGCTGTGCTGCTATGCGCCGCATTGGCGGATCGGCTGGCGCTACACCGACGATGCCGGGATCTGGAGCTCCGGCGATCTGTCGGGACCAAACTGGCATGCGCTGCCGAGCCCGGCGAACCGGTTCTATGCCGATCCATTCGCGGTGACCTGGAAGGGCCGCACCTTCGTTTTCTTCGAAGATCTCGACCATCGCGTCGGCAAAGGCACGATTTCCGCGATCGAATTCGGCAAGACCGGCCCGATCAGCGAAGCGGTGCCGGTGCTCGAAGAGCCGTGGCATTTGTCCTACCCGTTCCTCATCGTGCAGGACGACGAGCTCTGGATGATCCCGGAGAGCAGCCTGCAGAAGACCGTGTCGATCTATCGCTGCGTCGAGTTTCCGGGGCGCTGGGAGCGCCACGCGACGCTGCTATCCGGCGTTGAACTTGCCGACGCCACCATCCTGCAGCACGAGGGGCTGCATTATCTATTCGGCGCCACTCGCGACGATGATAACGATGGCGGCTATTCCGACACGCTGTCGATCTACGTCGCAGACGATCTGTTCGGGCGGTGGCGACCGCACGCGCTGCGTCCAGCCCTGGTTGATCGCGCCAGCGCGCGTCCCGCAGGGCATTTCTTCCGGCGCAATGGACGGCTATGGCGACCGGTGCAGGACTGCACGCACGGCTATGGCGGGGCGCTGGCACTTGCGGAGATTAATGCGCTCTCGCCAGAGACTTTCGAGCAGACCGTGCATCACGTCATCGAACCTGGGCCGCGCTGGCCCGGCCGCAAGCTGCACACGCTCAACCGCTGTGGACGACTCGAGTTGATCGACGGCAGCGTGATTCAGCCCAAGCTGCAGCCGCTACGCCGAATGGCCCGCGCCAACGACCCCGTCGCCGTCCCGGCGCGCTGACGCTCTGCCTTGCGCCTCAATCGCTACGGAGCAGACGGCCGACGATCGATCCGGCGGCAAGACCAATCGTTCCGCCGGCGAGTTTGACGCTGGCGTCGAATAGCCGCCCATGCCGTGACGCCTCCAGCACCTGCAGCAGTTCGAATAGCACCGCAGCGCCGAGCACGATCATCGCAGCGAACAGGAGGTAACGCGGGTAAGCCGATCCGAACAGTGCTCCCACCACCGCGAACGCCACGAAGCGCTCAATCGACGGCGAAAATCCGGTGGTTGGCCTGAGACCTATCGGGCTGAGGGTCGCAAACGCGATCCCCGCAAGGCACATCCAGGCCGCAATCCGAAGCAGCGTTCCGAAGTTGAGGCTAACGACACGACTATTCATAGATCCGATATCCGCGCTGATGAGACGATGGTTAATGCCAAAGCGCCCCCGCTTCGGTCGGGTCTGCGAGCATCTTTACCGTTATCGACAATTATCGCCCGGCATTCGCTCGCCGATCGTTCAAATAGGATAGATTGCTACGGTGCGCCAGGACGGTGGCGGCGGGATTATCGACGTGGTGAACCCGGTCCCCGGAGGACCGTTCCGGTCGTCGGCGACTCCCTCAGAATCTGCAGACCCGTCGCGAGGTCGATGACTTTGAAATTCGGTACCGCGTTCGAAAGACTGATCGATCTGCGCAACAACCCTGCCATTCGCGCCATGACCGGCGCGTTCGGGCTGCGCGTTCTGATCACGATCGTCAATCTCGGACTGGTGACGCTCGCCGCACGCACGCTGAGTGGCCATGACTTCGGCACCTATTCGATGCTGTTCAGCGCCGCGGGCCTGCTCAGCGTCGTCGCCACCTTCGGCCAGCAGATCTTCATCATGCGGTCGTGGAGCGAATACACCAATGCGGGCGACGAGCCGAAACTGAAAGGCGCGATGACCTTCACGGCGCTGGCCAGCCTCGCCGGCAGCATCCTGGTCGGCCTACCGTTCTTCTTCTGGGTCTCGCTGGAGCAAGATACGGTTCTGGCCGCATCGACGACGTTGTACCTGGTGTGCTTCGCGCTGATGCTGATTTCGGCACACGTCACCCGCGGCGCCGTCGGCGTCGGTGTCAGCGACGGACTCACCTACCTGCTGGTCGCCACCTGCCCGATGGTCTACCTCGCCGGGTGCGTCATCTCCGGCACCCCGATCGAAATCCACACCATCTTTCTGACCATGGCGGCGGCCTCGTGCTTCACCGTGATGGTGCAGATGACGTTGTTGCGGCGACGGGTCCACGCACAGTTTCCTCATTTCGGCCGCTCACGCTTAGCCTTCGAGCTGCGCACCTGGAGCACACGCTCGGCCAAGCTGTGGGTGTCGAGTTGCCTGGAGGCGGCCAATCAATACGCCGACGTCGTGATCATCGGCTACCTGATGAGTCCGACCGTCGCCGGCGCATATTTCGTCACCACCCGGATCGCCAACGCCTTCGCGATGGCCACTGGAGCGGTCTACATCTTCTCGACTCGGCACTTCCCCCACCTGTATTACAGCCGGCAGCATCGCGAGCTCGACGGCCTGCTCGATTCCGTGGCGCTCGTCACGCTCGCGATCGTCATCGGCGGCCTGATGGTGGTGCTCGGCGGCGGCCACTGGATCCTGTATCTCTTCAACGCCGAATACGTCTCGTATTACAGCGCCCTGGCGATCCTGACGGCAGGCACCGCCGCCGTCGCCGCCGCCGGCCCCTGCGGCTCGATCCTGATGCTGACGGGCCACGAGGGCCGCTATCTGACGATCATCGGCGGCACCGTGCTGATGCGCGCAGTCGGCTTCTTCATCCTGATCCCGCTGTTCGGAATCTCCGGTGCTGTCGCGGCAACCGCAATCTCGTTCATCGCGCTGGCGCTGCTGATGCGCAGCGCGTCGATCAAACTGGCCGGCATCGACGGTTCGGTACTGCGGCTCCTGACGGGATGGCGCCGACGTCGGCTCACGCAGCCGGCGGAATGATCCGCCTTCCGGGCGTCCGCGCGACCAACGCCACGCTTCATCATATGCTCGGATGAATTGGTTTGCGGCTTAATGCTCGGCCGCGAGCAGCGAGAGCCAATTGCTGAATAGGGCCGCCGCAGAGGCTTCGAGCGCAGCCACCAGTCCAGGCCGAAGCGCCAACGGCGGCAGTTCAGCGATCATCTCCGGCTTACGATCCGCGCGGGCACGATCGCAAAACGCGGCGAGCCGAAGTTCCGTCTCGGCGCAGAAGTAGTTTTCCGGTGCCGCCGGACAATCGTCGCGTTCACCGGCAAGATAGCGGCCGATGTCGCGGAGGAATTCGCGCTGCAGCGTCGCGGCGTCGTACTCCGGATGGCCTTGAAAGAACACCATGCGGCTACGGCCGTCGCGCTTGAACACGTCGACGCTCGCTCCTGTTGCCTGCGTCAGCACGTCGTAGCCGGCGGCAGACAGGTCGTCCGCGTCGAGATCGTTGAGCCGCGAATGCGAAACCCGCATCGTCGACGGCAGGTCATCCAGCATCGGATCCTGCTGCAGCTTCTCGATGGCATAGACCCCCGAGCATTTGCGCGGCAGTCTTCGGCGCTCGATGCCGTCGAGGTGCAGGACGGCGGCATGGGCGGCGAGACAGGACCAGATCGTCGAGCGGGTGTTGGCTTCGGCCCAATCCACCAACCGGCGGAACTCGTCCCAATATGGCTCGTCGCGGAGTGCCGCCGTGCGCGGCTCGGCGCCGGTGACGATCAGACCGTCGAGCCGGACGCGGCCGAGATCAGCGATATCGGAATAGAGGCTGTCGATGCGGTGGCGGGCGGTTGGCGACCGCGGCACCGATCGCAGCGCGAAGCAATGCAGCCGAACGCGCTGGGTGCCGGCGCCATCGCGCAGCAGCCGGGCGAACTGACGCTCGGTTGCCCGCAACGCGGCATCGCCCATGTTGTTGACGAGACCGATCTCGATCGGCTTGCGATGACCTAATCGTCCTCGCCGGCGTCGTTCATCGCCGACGCCAGCCGGGGCCAACGCTGGGCTGGCAATCGGATCGGCATTGTCGAACAGGAGCGTCATACGCCCTGGCCGCCTATTCGGCTGCGAGACGCGGCTGCGAACCGCAGGCCTGCGCCAGCGCCTGGTCGAGATCTTCGATGATGTCGGCGATGTGTTCGATTCCGATCGACAACCGGATCGTCTCCGGCAGCACTCCTGCTTGGCGCTGCTGCTCGGCCGACATCTGGCGATGGGTGGTCGAGGCCGGATGGCAGGCGAGCGATTTGGCATCGCCGATGTTCACCAGCCGGGTGATCAGCTTGAGCGAATCGTAGAACGCCTTGCCAGCCTCCATTCCGCCCTTGATGCCAAAGGTGAACAGCGACGATGCGCGGCCGTCGAGATACTTTTGCACCAGCGGATAATACGGGCTGTCCGGGAATCCGGTATAGTTGACCCAGGCGACACGTGGATCGTCGCGCAGGAATTCGGCAACCTTGCGGGCGTTCTCGACATGACGCTCCATCCGCAGCGCCACGGTCTCGATCCCCTGCAGCAGCAGGAAGGCGTTGAACGGCGACAGCACCGAGCCCATCGTACGTTGATAGATCGATCGCGCGCGCTCGACATAAGCAGTCGGCCCGAACCGCTCCGCGTAGACCATGCCGTGATAAGAGTGGTCCGGCTGATTGAAGGCCGGAAACTGCTCGGGGTTCTTGGCCCAGTCGAACCTTCCGCTGTCGACGATGGCGCCGCCGAGCGTGGTGCCGTGGCCGCCAAGGAACTTGGTGAGCGAGTGTACGACGACGTCCGCGCCGAATTCGATCGGCTTGAACAGAATCGGCGTCGCCACGGTGTTGTCGACGATCAGCGGCACGCCGGCGCGATGCGCGACTTCGGCGATGGCTTCGATGTCGCAGACATTGCCGGCCGGATTGCCGATGGTTTCGCAGAACACCGCACGGGTGTCTTCATCGATCAGCCTGGCGATGTCGTCTGGCTTGTCGCTGATCGCGAAACGGCCGGTGATGCCCTGCCGCGGCAGGATGTGGGACAGCAGCGTATGCGTGGTGCCGTAGAGCTGCGGCACCGAAACGATGTTGCCGCCGTGATCGGCGAGATTGACGAAGGCGAAATGCAGCGCGGCTTGACCGCTCGCCACCGCTAGTGCACCGACGCCACCTTCCAGCTCAGCCACACGCTTTTCCAGCACGCTGGTGGTCGGATTGGCGATCCGCGAGTAGCGATAGCCTTCGGTCTCGAGATTGAACAACGCGGCGCCGTGGTCGGCGCTGTCGAACGCATAGGATGCGGTTTGATAGATCGGCACCGCAACGGCGTGAGTGGTGGGTTCGGGCTCGTAGCCGGCGTGGATAGCGAGCGTCTCGTTGCGCATGAGCTCCTCCCTTCGCCGCGGCTGCACTTCACACACAGAGGTCCGCGTCTGGCCTTTGCTAGAACGCACCGCATTAGCGGACAACACATTTCAAAGACGACGACAAACTATCCCTAATTTCGCTTGCTGATTTGAAGACAATTTGAATCGATTCCGATTTGTTTACCTTAAGCGCGCTTCGTCGAACCGTTCGCAACAAATCGCCAACCGCCCTCGCCTACAATTGCACTCAAACTCGAACGAACTTTCAGAACCGGTGTCGATGACCGTGCACGCAGCTGCAGCTACCCGCCCCCCCGATACAGGGCCTGCGCGCCCGTCGGTCGCCAAGAGCTGGCTGAACGCGATTGAAATCACCGCGCGCATCGAACGCGAGCCACAGCGCCTGCTGTGCGATGCGATCGCCGAGTGGGCGACGCGCACGCCAAACGCGCCGGCGCTGCTCTCGGAGAACGAACGGTTCAGCTACGCGGAATTCACGCAACGGATTGATTGCTACGCGCGCTGGGCGCTGGAGCAGGGCATCGGCAAAGGCGTCATCGTCGGGCTCCTGATGCCGAACCGTCCCGACTATCTGGCGATCTGGCTCGGCATCACTAAAATCGGCGGCGTTGTGGCGCTGCTCAATACTCAACTCACCGGCCCTTCGCTCGCCCATTGCATCGATGTTGCAGCACCCAGCCATATCATCGTGGCGAAGGAATTGAACGACGCCTACGACAGCGCAACACCGCATCTGGCATCGGCGCCTCGGCTATGGCTGCATGGCAACGAGGTTGACGAGTCAGGGCTCTCCGCAGCATTGGCGACCGCGAAGGACGATCCTCTGACAGTAAATGAACGTCCCGCTGTCACCATCGATGATGTGGCACTGCTGATCTACACTTCGGGCACCACGGGCCTGCCGAAGGCAGCGCGGGTCAGTCATCGCCGGGTGATGAGCTGGGCCGGCTGGTTCGCTGGGCTCACCGGGGCGACGCCCGATGATCGCATCTACGATTGTCTGCCGATCTATCACAGCGTCGGCGGCGTGGTCGCAACCGGCAGCCTGCTGATGGCAGGCGGCTCGGTCGTGATCGCCGAGAAATTCTCCGCGCGGCGATTCTGGGACGATATCGTCCGCTACGACTGCACGCTGTTTCAATATATCGGCGAGCTGTGCCGCTATCTTGTCCAGGCGCCACACGCGCCCAACGAAACCCGCCATCGTCTGCGGATCGCCTGCGGCAACGGGCTGCGCGGGGACGTGTGGGGCGCGTTTCAGGGGCGGTTCGCGATCCCGCGCATTCTGGAATTCTACGCCTCCACCGAGGGCAACTTCTCGCTCTACAATGTCGAGGGTGAGCCGGGCGCGATCGGGCGGATACCATCATTCCTGGCGCATCGCTTTCCGGCCGCGCTGGTGAAATTCGATTTCGAAACCGGGCTGCCGATGCGAGACGGCCAAGGCCATTGCATTCGCTGCGCCCGCGGCGAGCCTGGTGAGGCGATCGGCCGGATCGGCGAGGCCGAGCGCGGCGGCGGCCGGTTCGAAGGCTACACCACCGATGGCGACAGCGAGCGCAAAATCCTGCGCGACGTGTTTGCGCCGGGGGACGCCTGGTTCCGCACCGGCGACCTGATGCTGCAGGACGCCAAGGGCTTCTTCCGCTTCGTCGACCGGATCGGCGACACCTTCCGCTGGAAGGGCGAGAATGTCGCGGCGAGCGAAGTCGCCGACATCCTCGCCGCCTGCCCCGGCGTGATCGACGCCACCGTCTATGGCGTCAGCGTTCCGAACCATGACGGCCGCGCCGGCATGGCGGCCCTTGTGACAGACCACGGCTTTGATCCCGCGACGCTGCATCGGCATCTCGCCGAGCGGCTGCCGGCTTACGCACGGCCGCTGTTCCTGCGGCTACGGACGGCCCTCGATCTCACCGGCACGTTCAAGCAGGCAAAGCAGCCGCTGATCGCCGAGGGGTTCGATCCGTCCCTCGTCAGCGATCCGCTCTATTTCGCCGCTCCAGCCGCAGGCCGCTACGTTGCGCTCGACGCCGACATCTTCAGCCGCATTACCCGCGGCGCATTCCGATTGTGATGGACCCGACGATGCCTGTTGCCGCACCAATCAACTATTCGCAGACCTGGACCTTCTTCGAGGGCAAGTGGCACGATGGCAACGTGCCGATCATGGGGCCGCGCACCCATGCTGCTTGGCTCGGCTCGATGGTGTTCGATGGCGCGCGCGCATTCGAGGGCGTCACGCCGGATCTCGACCGACATCTGGCACGGATCAACTGGTCCGCGGCTAACTTCAAACTGAATGCCCTGGTGGATCAGCCGACATGGCTGGGTCTAGTCCAGGACGGCTTGAAGCGGTTCGCCGGAAGTGCCGAACTCTACATCCGGCCGATGTATTGGGCGCAGAACGGTGTCGGCGGCGGCGTGTTGTTCGATCCCGACACCACCAATTGGTGCCTGTGCATCTACGAAGCGCCGATGCCGAAACCGACCGGCTTGTCGATCACGCTATCGCCGTTCCGCCGCCCGACCGCGGAATCTGCGCCGGTGGAGGCCAAAGCCGGCTGCCTGTACCCAAACAACTCACGCGCGATGATGGAAGCCAAGAGCCGCGGCTTCGACAATTGCCTGCTGCGCGACATGCTCGGCCACATTGCCGAGCTCGGCAATTCCAACATCTTCATGGCGAAGGACGGCGTTGTCTACACGCCGGCCGCCAATGGCACCTTCCTGAGCGGCATCACCCGGCAGCGCGTGATCGAGCTGCTGCGCGGCGATGGCGTCACCGTGATCGAGCGTTCGCTGAGCTATCGGGATTTCGAAACTGCCGATGAGATCTTCGCCAGCGGCAATTTCGCCAAGGTGCAACCGATCATCCGGATCGACGACCGCTCGCTGCAGCCGGGCCCGTTCTACGCCAAGGCGCGCAAGCTATATTGGGAGTTCGCTCACGGTTGAGCGCCGCTGCCGATACCGGCCCGCAATTCAGGGACCGAACAGCACCAGCTCGGTCTCGCTGAGATCGGCAAGCCGCGGCGGGTTCGGGCCCTTGTAGTACTTGCGGCCACGGGACTCGACATAGAAGCCGGTCAGCTCGTTCATCGGACCGAGCGCGTCGAGAATCACGAGCGGCCGGCCGCGCCAGAGCAGCGCTCGGCCCAGCACGCCTGCGCATTGCACGAATTCAGCAACGCCGCGGCAATACACCAGCTGCATCGCGGGGAACGGGAAGCGGCCGTGCTTCACCCGCTTCGGCAAAAACAGGAACGGCATCGTGCGGCCATCAGGCAGATGCACCGCGAGAGCCAGGCATCCATAAGACGCATGGCTGCGGAGCAGCTCACACTCCGTCTCACTCAACCCGGCGACCACGCCGGTTGCTTCGGTCACCACCTCGACACGCGCGCCCTTTTCGGCGCGCGACAACCACGGCAACGCGAAGAACATGCCGTTGCAGTAGCGTTTGAACCCCAGCGCCTCGACGATCGGCCATGTGTTCACCGCCGGCGAGATATTGACATAGGTGACCTGCTTGTTCTTCTGCGCCATCGACGTCAACAGCGTCGCATAATTACGAAAATCGGGCTCGACGTACCAGCTCGAGACGTTGCAGCGGAGAATCTGTTCCGGGCCGGGACGACGCGCCGCGTACAGCAACAACAATGCGCCGACGGGACGGCCACCACTCTCCAGCAGATAACCGTATCGCGCGCAGCCTTCCGGCAATTCACGCGCGCCGACGCGATGCAGTCCGCGCAACCAATAGTCGCGGCGGCGGCCCGGAAAGCCGCGCGTCAGCAGATCGGAGACAGCGTCGATGTCGGCGTCGCCGATCTCACGGCAACGTACTTTGCGGGCTTCCAAAGCCATTTACCAATCGGCCCGAATTGCAAGTGAAGCGCATGGATTTGTTTCGATTTTGCGCCATATGCTCTTTGTCTCACGGATCGATCAGAAAGGCGAAGTGTCGATGTCTGTACGGTTAACAATCGTCTCGGCGATGCAGCAGATCGCTGACGAACAAGGCTTCAAGGTTCCTGCGCTGACGGATGACCTGGTGCTACACGAATCCGGCTTCGACTCGCTCGGCTTTGCCGTGCTCGTCGCGCGACTTGAAGACGAACTCGGCATCGATCCGTTCAGCACGGCAGACGACGCCATCTTCCCGGAGACACTCGGCGACTTCATTGGAGCCTATGAGAATGTCCCCGCGTGAGATCGTTGCGCTCCGCCACTATCTCACCACTGATCTGACCAGCCGCACGCTGTCGGACGCGACTCATGAGATCGCGTTCGCCGACATCGCGCGGGGGACTTGTCTTGCCGGCAAGTTGCCTGAGCTCGCCGGCCGTTCGGTGCTGCTGTCGCTCTCGACGCAGCTCGTCACCGGACTGGCAATGATCGAACTCGACGGCGTGGCGCGGCGAATGCTGCTATGCCCGCCGGACGTCGACATGACCTACGCCGCCGATCTGATCGCGGATGCGGAGATCGACGCCATCGTCACAGATGCGCCAGAGCGTTGGCAAGGCCTCGGCGTCGGCACCATCATCACCGCAGGTCTGCCGCTGCAGCCCGCGGCCCCCATCGCGGCCACGCACGCTACGTCGTGGTTGATGCTGACCTCCGGCACCACCGGCCGGCCGAAGATCGTCGCCCACACGCTGGCAGCGTTGACCGGCGCGATCGTCGGCGACAACGTCGCGAAAGATGCGCCGACCTGGGCGACGTTCTACGACATCCGCCGCTACGGCGGCCTGCAGATTTTCCTCCGCGCCGTGCTCGGCGGCGGCTCGATGGTGCTGTCCGCGCCCGGCGAAGCAATTGGCGATCATCTGGCGCGGCTCGCCGCGCGCGGCGTGACCCACATCTCCGGCACGCCGTCGCATTGGCGCAAGGCGCTGATGAATCCAGCGATTGGCGGTTTCCGCCCCGGCTATGTCCGATTGTCCGGCGAGATCGCCGACCAGGCCGTGCTCGACGGACTCCGCAACGCGTTTCCTGACGCCTCGATCGGCCACGCCTACGCCTCGACTGAAGCCGGCGTCGGCTTCGCCGTCAATGACGGCCATGAGGGCTTTCCGGCGTCGCTGATCGGCAACGCACCCGGCATCACCATGAAGGTGGTCGACGGCTCGCTGCGGATCAAATCGACCCGCGCCGCACACACCTACGTCGGCCGCAGCGCCCCGCCGCTAACCGACGCCGACGGCTTCGTCGACACCGGCGACATGGTCGAGCTGCGCGGCGATCGCTATTACTTCGTCGGCCGCCGCGACGGCGTGATCAATGTCGGAGGCCTCAAGGTTCATCCTGAGGAAGTCGAAGCCGTGATCAACCAGCATCCCTCGGTGCGGATGTCGCGGGTGCGGGCGCGGCGCAGCCCAATCACCGGCGCGCTGGTCGTCGCGGAGGCGGTGCTCGCCAGTGTGGCGGACGCCGGGCGCACCGGCGCGATCCGCGAGGCGATCCTCGCCAATTGCCGCGCCGCGCTGCCGCCGCACAAAGTCCCGGCGTCGATCCATTTCGTGCAGCAACTCGATGTCACCGCCTCAGGAAAGCTGGCCCGCCATGCATAAGGTGGTGGTGACCGGCGGCAGCCGGGGGATTGGGCTCGCGATCGCACGGCGCCTCGCCGCGGCCGGCTACGGCGTGATCGCTGTGGCGCGGCGCGAGAGCGACGAGCTGAAGACTACGATCGACGAGGCTGCGAAAGGACCTGGGTCGATCGCGTTCAAGGCTTACGACCTCGGAGACATCGACGGCCTCGCCGGCTTCGCCAAGTCGCTGCGCCAGGAATTCGGCAAGATCTACGGCCTCGTCAACAACGCCGGCATCGGCACCGAGGGCGTGCTCGCCACCATGCACAACAGCCAGATCGAGACGCTGCTGCGCATCAACGTGACCTCGCCGATCGTGCTGACCAAATACATTGTCCGCCACATGATGGCCGATGGCGCCGGCCGCGTGATCAACATGTCGTCGATCATCGGCTCGACCGGCTACAACGGCCTGTCGGTGTACGGCG from Rhodopseudomonas palustris carries:
- a CDS encoding SDR family NAD(P)-dependent oxidoreductase, encoding MHKVVVTGGSRGIGLAIARRLAAAGYGVIAVARRESDELKTTIDEAAKGPGSIAFKAYDLGDIDGLAGFAKSLRQEFGKIYGLVNNAGIGTEGVLATMHNSQIETLLRINVTSPIVLTKYIVRHMMADGAGRVINMSSIIGSTGYNGLSVYGATKAAAIGFTRSLAREVGRLGITVNAIAPGFIDTELTAGLAGEGRDKIANRSALRRLAEADDVARMVEYLLGDGGRNITGSVQTIDAGNTA